A stretch of the Marivirga tractuosa DSM 4126 genome encodes the following:
- the xerA gene encoding site-specific tyrosine recombinase/integron integrase, with amino-acid sequence MKNLDKMVSLRHLQIDGKRMIGIKFYPDKVLQALVKSLPNPKWHKKSQMVCIENTKENYYMLLERFKGVAWIDFRYFSKKGWQGSDDPTLVIRAYKKRALAPDVKRCPENYLNELNQRRYACSTVKSYIACFERFINYYSKKKMTELGEEEIKKFIQNLIDKKYSDSSVNMHINAIKFYYEVVEKMPNRFYDFARPQKEERLPEVLSKEEILQMIANCHNLKHKCIVSLLYSAGLRRSELLNLKLTDIDSGRMSILIRQAKGKKDRISILGNTILDDLRAYFKSYRPKVFLFEGAQGQQYSSTSVSKIVKKTAQRAGIKKRVTPHMLRHSFATHLLEAGTDLRYIQSLLGHNNSNTTEIYTHVAVNAFKKIRNPLDCQT; translated from the coding sequence ATGAAAAATCTTGATAAAATGGTAAGCTTGCGTCATTTACAGATTGACGGAAAGCGCATGATTGGTATAAAATTTTATCCGGACAAGGTTTTACAGGCATTGGTGAAAAGCCTTCCTAACCCTAAATGGCATAAAAAGTCCCAAATGGTTTGTATAGAAAATACCAAAGAAAATTACTACATGCTATTGGAAAGGTTTAAAGGAGTAGCATGGATCGATTTTCGCTATTTTTCCAAAAAGGGCTGGCAAGGTAGTGATGATCCTACATTAGTTATCCGAGCTTATAAAAAGAGAGCCCTTGCTCCTGACGTTAAAAGATGTCCTGAGAATTATCTTAATGAACTAAATCAAAGACGATATGCCTGTAGTACTGTCAAGAGTTATATAGCATGTTTTGAACGCTTTATCAACTATTACAGCAAGAAAAAAATGACCGAATTAGGGGAAGAGGAAATCAAAAAATTCATTCAGAATTTAATTGATAAGAAGTATAGCGATAGCAGTGTGAATATGCATATCAATGCCATTAAATTTTACTATGAAGTGGTTGAAAAGATGCCGAATCGATTTTACGACTTTGCCAGACCACAGAAGGAAGAACGGCTTCCAGAGGTATTAAGTAAGGAAGAGATACTACAAATGATAGCTAACTGTCATAATTTAAAGCACAAATGTATCGTAAGTTTACTATATTCGGCAGGACTAAGAAGGAGTGAATTATTGAATTTAAAACTAACAGATATTGACAGTGGAAGAATGTCGATTTTGATCAGGCAAGCAAAAGGGAAAAAAGATCGTATATCAATTCTAGGAAATACTATATTAGATGACTTAAGGGCCTATTTTAAATCCTACAGACCAAAAGTGTTTTTATTTGAAGGTGCTCAAGGTCAGCAATATTCTAGCACTAGTGTTTCAAAGATCGTAAAGAAGACGGCTCAAAGAGCAGGAATCAAAAAACGCGTTACTCCCCATATGCTCCGTCATAGCTTTGCGACACATTTATTAGAGGCTGGCACAGATTTACGTTACATTCAATCCTTATTAGGCCACAATAACAGCAATACGACAGAGATTTATACACATGTTGCAGTAAATGCTTTTAAAAAAATAAGAAATCCATTAGATTGCCAGACATAA
- a CDS encoding Crp/Fnr family transcriptional regulator yields the protein MPLEKMPTNKLIEYISKFIQLNKEEIQAISSQIHIRNYKSGDILLREGDVSKVSYFSLKGCVRMYYLFDGEDKTTFFYTENCFYILNAKFYNKDSFKS from the coding sequence ATGCCATTAGAGAAAATGCCGACTAATAAATTAATAGAATACATATCAAAATTCATTCAACTTAACAAAGAGGAAATACAAGCTATTTCTTCCCAAATTCATATTAGAAATTACAAATCAGGAGATATTCTATTAAGAGAGGGGGATGTTTCTAAGGTATCCTATTTTAGCTTAAAAGGATGTGTGAGGATGTACTACCTATTTGATGGGGAAGATAAAACAACATTTTTTTATACTGAAAATTGTTTTTATATCCTCAATGCGAAGTTTTACAACAAAGATTCCTTCAAATCATAA
- a CDS encoding DUF5367 domain-containing protein has protein sequence MNYQKFSLLFGFSVWLIATLIFRVWGHSFFIIENSLLLTGFFLGTIPILFMLSMWVFNKFQLIGNKRLESATLMTIPGMLCDVACLKFHHLVFPKLTIEQSIVLGAWILWAYVIVLLIGVMKSRNKNGIER, from the coding sequence ATGAATTATCAAAAATTTAGTTTGCTGTTTGGGTTTTCCGTGTGGTTAATAGCAACCTTAATCTTCAGGGTTTGGGGTCACTCCTTCTTTATAATAGAAAATTCTCTTCTTTTGACAGGTTTCTTTTTAGGAACAATTCCAATTTTGTTTATGCTATCGATGTGGGTATTTAATAAATTTCAATTGATAGGAAATAAACGACTTGAAAGTGCGACCTTAATGACAATTCCAGGAATGCTTTGCGATGTTGCTTGTTTGAAATTTCATCACCTCGTTTTTCCGAAATTGACAATTGAACAATCTATAGTACTGGGGGCTTGGATATTATGGGCATATGTAATCGTATTGCTTATTGGGGTAATGAAAAGTAGAAATAAAAACGGCATAGAACGATAA
- a CDS encoding quinone oxidoreductase family protein: MKALIIADNNQLKFIDKEIPKPKENEVLVKINAVALNHRDQFIREGKYPGIRHGTILGSDACGTVIETGAQVDKVWKDKEVLINPNVDWGENPKVQSPKYHILGTPTDGLFCEYVTIDAEKIAEKPAHLSSEAGAALPLGGMTAYRALFHHGKCQKRENVLISGVGGGVAQFALQFAMAKGANVYVTSSDETKRTKSIELGAKDAFNYKDSDWVKKAKEVSGGFDLVIDSAAGDGINDLIKLMKPAGRIVFYGATQGKPHNLDVHRMFWNQITLQGSTMANDDEFKAMITYVKKNRIEPIIDSIRPFDEIIDAFEKMKDGKQFGKLVARF, translated from the coding sequence ATGAAAGCACTGATTATAGCAGACAATAATCAATTAAAATTTATAGATAAAGAAATTCCAAAACCTAAAGAAAATGAGGTTTTGGTGAAAATAAATGCTGTCGCTCTAAACCACAGAGACCAATTTATCAGAGAAGGAAAATATCCGGGGATCAGACATGGGACTATTTTAGGTTCAGATGCTTGCGGTACTGTTATAGAAACAGGTGCGCAAGTGGATAAGGTTTGGAAAGATAAAGAAGTATTAATCAATCCTAATGTAGATTGGGGCGAAAATCCTAAAGTTCAATCGCCTAAGTATCATATTTTAGGAACACCTACCGATGGATTATTTTGTGAATATGTGACCATTGACGCTGAAAAAATAGCTGAGAAACCTGCCCATTTAAGTTCCGAAGCTGGGGCTGCCCTTCCCTTAGGTGGAATGACCGCTTACAGAGCATTATTTCATCACGGAAAATGTCAAAAAAGAGAAAACGTATTAATATCAGGCGTTGGTGGCGGAGTTGCGCAATTTGCCCTCCAATTTGCCATGGCAAAAGGAGCCAACGTTTATGTGACCTCAAGTGATGAGACAAAAAGAACAAAATCCATCGAATTGGGAGCAAAGGATGCTTTTAATTACAAAGATTCAGACTGGGTAAAAAAGGCGAAAGAAGTATCAGGTGGATTTGATTTAGTAATCGACAGTGCTGCTGGTGATGGCATAAATGACCTTATTAAGTTAATGAAGCCTGCTGGAAGAATTGTTTTTTATGGCGCTACACAAGGCAAACCACATAACCTTGATGTGCACCGCATGTTCTGGAACCAAATCACACTGCAAGGCAGCACTATGGCGAATGATGATGAATTTAAAGCCATGATTACCTATGTGAAGAAAAACAGAATTGAGCCTATTATTGATTCTATTCGCCCCTTTGATGAAATAATTGATGCTTTTGAAAAGATGAAGGATGGTAAGCAGTTTGGGAAATTAGTGGCTAGGTTTTAG
- a CDS encoding ice-binding family protein, whose translation MKLIKTMPILAMMLFMLMVSCKDKDNNDDDPTPSEDVIPTVLSTMPENNDIDVARNHNVTITFSEAMDPSTINSATFTVEQGTTDISGSVVYSGVEATFTPSVAFSAAREFTATISTTAKSQKGINIEENYEWSFTTSGSESTISGIDLGASGNYVILSKTAINNSGTSSITGDLGLSPAATSYITGLALTDFTGYATSAQVTGEVFASDMADPTPINLTTAVENMITAYNNAAGRSETDFLELGAGNIGGLTLTTGVYKWTNTVTIPTNVTISGSSTDVWIFQIAQDLTMSSATNIILTGGAQAKNIYWQVAGQATLGTTSHFEGIILSMTGITFQTGASINGRALAQTAVVLDANAVVQPQ comes from the coding sequence ATGAAATTAATTAAAACAATGCCAATTTTAGCAATGATGCTTTTCATGCTAATGGTAAGTTGCAAGGATAAAGATAATAATGATGATGATCCTACACCTAGTGAAGATGTGATCCCTACAGTATTATCCACTATGCCTGAAAACAATGATATTGATGTAGCTCGTAATCATAATGTCACTATAACATTTAGCGAAGCAATGGATCCGTCCACAATTAATAGTGCGACTTTCACGGTGGAGCAGGGAACAACAGATATAAGTGGAAGTGTAGTATATTCGGGAGTAGAAGCAACATTTACTCCTTCAGTAGCTTTTAGTGCTGCAAGAGAATTTACGGCTACCATTTCTACCACTGCAAAAAGCCAAAAGGGCATAAACATTGAAGAAAATTATGAATGGTCTTTCACTACCAGCGGATCGGAATCTACTATTTCAGGAATTGATCTTGGAGCATCAGGAAATTATGTAATTCTATCGAAAACAGCTATCAATAATAGTGGGACATCATCTATAACAGGTGATTTAGGCCTTAGTCCTGCTGCTACATCTTACATTACGGGTTTAGCATTGACTGATTTTACTGGATATGCGACTTCTGCTCAGGTAACTGGGGAAGTATTTGCCTCAGATATGGCTGACCCAACTCCAATAAATCTTACTACGGCAGTAGAAAATATGATTACGGCTTATAATAATGCTGCCGGAAGGTCAGAAACCGATTTCTTAGAACTAGGTGCTGGAAATATAGGAGGATTAACCTTGACTACAGGTGTCTACAAATGGACAAATACGGTTACAATCCCAACAAATGTGACCATATCTGGAAGTTCTACTGATGTTTGGATCTTCCAAATCGCACAAGACTTAACCATGAGTTCAGCTACAAACATAATCTTAACAGGAGGAGCTCAAGCCAAAAATATTTATTGGCAGGTAGCTGGTCAAGCAACTTTAGGAACAACTTCACATTTTGAAGGAATCATCCTTTCAATGACGGGCATAACATTCCAAACTGGTGCATCAATAAATGGGCGTGCTTTAGCGCAAACTGCTGTGGTACTTGATGCAAATGCGGTAGTACAACCACAATAA
- a CDS encoding helix-turn-helix domain-containing protein produces MQLNPIHIALLSPIAKEKLYIKYMVSLRCKLMVQEELKKLEIKHLVVELGAVELLEDISTEQRVLLKQNLLKSGLELLDNKKSILVEKIKTCIVEMIHFSEDQPKVNYSEYLSAKLGYDYTYLSNLFSEVKGITIQQFIIIHKIEKAKELILYQEMNTSEISYKLHYSSVAHFSNQFKKITGLTPSFYKKLKEKRQGNLEDV; encoded by the coding sequence ATGCAGCTCAACCCTATTCATATAGCACTTTTGTCTCCAATAGCTAAGGAGAAGCTCTATATCAAATACATGGTGAGTTTAAGGTGCAAGTTAATGGTGCAAGAAGAACTTAAAAAACTTGAAATTAAGCACTTAGTAGTTGAACTAGGGGCTGTTGAGTTACTTGAGGATATCTCCACAGAGCAACGGGTATTGCTTAAGCAAAATCTACTTAAATCAGGCTTGGAACTACTCGACAATAAAAAAAGCATCTTGGTTGAGAAAATTAAGACCTGTATTGTTGAAATGATTCATTTTTCAGAAGACCAACCTAAGGTAAATTATTCTGAGTATTTAAGTGCAAAGCTTGGTTATGATTATACCTACTTGTCAAATCTCTTTTCTGAAGTAAAAGGGATAACCATACAGCAGTTCATTATCATTCATAAAATCGAAAAAGCAAAAGAGCTAATTCTTTATCAAGAAATGAATACTTCTGAAATATCTTATAAGCTTCATTACAGTAGTGTTGCACACTTTTCTAATCAATTCAAAAAAATCACTGGTCTTACCCCCTCCTTTTATAAAAAATTGAAAGAAAAGCGTCAAGGAAACTTAGAAGATGTATAA
- a CDS encoding DUF6629 family protein, whose amino-acid sequence MCFSAGASFTAGAILTSVGTVSLMKTKKSSEIPFASIPLFFGLQQIAEGFVWLSLTNPDFTFIESISAHAFIFFAQVLWPVWVPLSIYKFEKNMGLKATVGKLLIGMGMLVAVVLGYFLFTVEVQAEILGDHISYSQSYIQQFGIIGGVFYLGSTAIPPFITSNKKMWVLGASILLAYVLTEIFYAQYVVSVWCFFAAILSAMVLWIILSKKRN is encoded by the coding sequence ATGTGTTTTTCAGCAGGTGCAAGTTTTACAGCAGGGGCGATTTTGACCTCAGTTGGTACGGTGTCTCTAATGAAAACTAAGAAGTCTTCTGAAATTCCATTTGCAAGCATTCCGCTTTTCTTTGGATTACAGCAAATTGCAGAAGGCTTTGTGTGGCTGTCATTGACTAATCCGGACTTTACTTTTATAGAAAGCATCTCTGCTCATGCTTTTATTTTCTTCGCTCAAGTGCTTTGGCCTGTCTGGGTACCTTTGTCAATCTACAAATTCGAAAAGAATATGGGGTTGAAAGCTACTGTAGGCAAATTATTAATCGGTATGGGAATGCTTGTTGCTGTAGTATTAGGATATTTTCTCTTTACGGTAGAAGTTCAAGCAGAGATATTAGGTGACCATATTTCATACAGCCAATCCTACATTCAGCAATTTGGCATAATAGGAGGGGTGTTCTATTTGGGTTCAACTGCTATTCCTCCTTTTATCACTTCTAATAAGAAGATGTGGGTTTTAGGAGCCTCAATACTTCTAGCTTATGTTTTAACAGAAATATTCTACGCCCAATATGTGGTTTCAGTATGGTGTTTTTTCGCTGCAATTTTAAGCGCAATGGTGCTATGGATTATTTTATCAAAAAAGCGCAATTAA
- a CDS encoding UPF0158 family protein translates to MKISDKHIAEIADLLDAGQVCYFHKQTGKIEHHTDPESPFFDPDQWKDIISLIKKDRDAFVKFDPMDSRESYQIMVNFAHSIKDMTISEKLLYILSQPKPFQNFKHHIQYLNYIDDWYKFKQTAMMDWVRQQIEE, encoded by the coding sequence ATGAAGATATCGGACAAACATATAGCCGAAATAGCTGATCTCCTAGATGCGGGACAAGTTTGCTATTTCCACAAGCAGACAGGAAAAATAGAACATCACACAGACCCTGAATCCCCATTCTTTGATCCCGACCAGTGGAAAGATATAATTTCATTAATTAAAAAGGACAGAGATGCTTTTGTGAAATTTGACCCAATGGACAGTAGGGAAAGCTATCAGATCATGGTTAATTTTGCTCATTCAATAAAGGACATGACAATATCCGAGAAGCTGTTATACATATTATCTCAGCCAAAACCATTTCAGAATTTTAAGCATCATATTCAGTACTTAAATTATATAGACGACTGGTACAAATTCAAGCAGACAGCTATGATGGATTGGGTCAGACAGCAAATAGAAGAATAG
- a CDS encoding ligand-binding sensor domain-containing protein has product MNRKKELIYLILILTLNYSCVEKKSTEKEVIKQELVNTSQTDALKFTSGIRAIFQDSKGNYWFGSHNEGVCNYDGKTFKYFSTNEGLQDNQIRSIQEDKNGIIWIVTARGVNSYNEGKFTSYATEFNSPKSDWNTTTGNLWFYAGEEDGINRFDGINMNYLIFPKPKNDNPNKSYGVTDISKDRNGTVWIATYSALFNYDGNKTNLFDQKNMKLEDNEFLHIRSVLTDSKGRIWIGNNGIGVILKEGDFITHFSKEQGKLIPMNEFEENIKTEQLSKNTGLQSVFAIEEDSEGNIWFGDRDSGAWKYDGKTLTNYTIDSGLSKSMIWTIYKDNSDNLLFGMANDGVYKFNGETFDKTF; this is encoded by the coding sequence ATGAACAGAAAAAAAGAATTGATTTACCTAATACTCATATTGACATTGAACTATTCTTGCGTTGAAAAGAAATCAACCGAAAAAGAAGTAATTAAGCAAGAATTGGTAAATACCTCACAAACTGACGCTTTAAAATTTACTTCGGGAATACGTGCAATCTTTCAAGACAGTAAAGGCAATTATTGGTTTGGAAGTCATAATGAAGGAGTATGCAATTACGATGGGAAAACATTTAAATACTTTTCAACTAATGAAGGTTTACAAGACAATCAAATCCGTTCAATTCAAGAAGATAAAAACGGAATAATTTGGATTGTAACGGCAAGAGGTGTGAATAGCTATAATGAAGGTAAATTCACGAGTTATGCAACTGAGTTTAATTCTCCAAAATCAGACTGGAACACTACAACTGGAAACTTATGGTTTTATGCGGGAGAAGAAGATGGAATAAATCGTTTTGACGGAATAAATATGAATTATCTAATTTTCCCAAAACCTAAAAATGATAATCCGAATAAATCTTATGGTGTTACTGATATCTCAAAAGATAGAAACGGTACAGTTTGGATTGCAACTTATTCTGCATTATTCAATTACGATGGGAATAAAACAAATCTTTTTGACCAAAAAAATATGAAACTTGAAGACAATGAATTTTTACATATCAGAAGTGTCTTGACAGATTCAAAAGGGCGGATTTGGATTGGGAATAATGGAATAGGTGTAATACTTAAAGAAGGAGATTTCATAACTCATTTCTCAAAAGAACAAGGAAAACTAATTCCAATGAATGAGTTTGAAGAAAACATTAAAACGGAACAACTTTCTAAAAATACAGGATTACAATCCGTTTTTGCCATTGAAGAAGATTCAGAAGGGAACATTTGGTTTGGTGATAGAGATTCAGGAGCTTGGAAATATGACGGTAAGACTTTGACAAACTATACCATTGACAGCGGATTATCTAAATCAATGATTTGGACTATCTATAAAGACAATAGCGATAATTTACTTTTTGGAATGGCGAATGATGGAGTTTATAAATTTAACGGAGAAACATTTGATAAAACGTTTTGA
- a CDS encoding alpha/beta hydrolase, with the protein MILNLSNTVFAQNEEVVKELIVEEVINRTISAKEKHTYAVQLDNGMAITGKVIQIGIDLVIDVYKPNGELLKQIDSPNGKDGDEPIDITANQSGIYKFIVHSLDKDAKKGNYALKVDQIISLPENTKRITKRELPTETLYNLWETSLTDNNAIDNFLANQHQRHIIEPIEGDNDNMLVTYFCMPNHNTEYVMLSGGPDFLGLRFQQLPSTKLHFVTQRVPKDARFNYGFNYFILDKAGPNGEIEYRDVIHAYDGTVEMPNAPIQKYINERENVTKGTLLQTLIKSEILDEDRRITVHTPVNYDSKTPHNLLIVFDGESYGARPNRSSRIPTPTIIDNLIAENKITPTVTILVWSMGKRSKDLVSEKFGDFITKELVSWVRSEYNIHPNPDKVVLAGSSRGGFASSFIAFRHSDVIGNVLSQSGSYWIKGTENENHWIYPEENGKLINLYKQSKRLPIKFYMDIGLYDAGASMLGMNRQFRDILELKGYEVDYREFKGGHNYVNWRGTLSDGLIALIGTE; encoded by the coding sequence TTGATATTGAATCTTAGCAATACGGTTTTTGCGCAAAATGAAGAAGTTGTTAAAGAATTAATTGTCGAAGAAGTAATCAACAGAACCATTTCTGCCAAAGAAAAGCATACTTATGCTGTTCAATTAGACAATGGTATGGCAATCACCGGAAAGGTTATTCAGATAGGGATAGACTTGGTAATCGATGTGTATAAACCTAATGGGGAACTTTTAAAGCAAATTGACAGTCCAAACGGAAAAGACGGAGATGAACCGATTGACATTACTGCCAATCAATCAGGCATATATAAATTTATAGTTCATTCTCTCGATAAAGATGCTAAAAAAGGTAATTACGCTTTAAAAGTTGATCAGATCATAAGCTTGCCAGAGAATACTAAACGTATAACAAAAAGAGAACTCCCAACAGAAACGCTATACAATCTGTGGGAAACTTCACTTACCGATAATAATGCTATTGACAACTTCCTAGCCAACCAGCACCAAAGGCATATAATTGAACCAATTGAAGGTGACAATGACAATATGTTGGTCACTTACTTTTGTATGCCAAATCATAATACAGAATATGTAATGTTAAGTGGAGGGCCTGATTTTTTAGGATTGAGATTTCAGCAATTACCAAGCACAAAACTACATTTTGTTACGCAGAGAGTTCCTAAAGATGCTCGTTTCAATTATGGCTTCAATTATTTTATTTTAGATAAAGCAGGTCCAAATGGCGAAATTGAATATAGAGATGTCATACACGCTTACGATGGAACCGTTGAAATGCCAAATGCACCTATACAGAAGTATATTAATGAACGGGAAAATGTAACTAAAGGAACATTGTTACAAACTTTAATCAAAAGCGAAATTTTAGACGAAGACCGGAGAATAACTGTCCATACACCTGTAAATTATGACTCGAAGACACCTCATAATCTTTTAATCGTTTTTGATGGAGAATCATATGGAGCAAGACCCAATCGAAGTTCAAGAATACCTACACCAACTATAATTGACAATCTTATAGCAGAGAACAAAATCACTCCTACTGTTACCATTTTAGTGTGGTCAATGGGTAAACGCAGTAAAGATTTGGTAAGCGAGAAATTTGGCGATTTTATTACGAAAGAGCTTGTTTCTTGGGTACGTTCGGAATATAATATTCATCCCAATCCTGACAAGGTCGTTTTAGCAGGTTCAAGTCGGGGAGGTTTTGCGTCTAGTTTTATTGCCTTCAGACACTCAGATGTAATAGGAAATGTTCTTTCACAATCAGGTTCTTATTGGATAAAAGGAACTGAAAATGAAAACCATTGGATCTACCCGGAAGAGAATGGAAAACTAATTAATTTATACAAACAGAGTAAACGATTGCCAATCAAGTTCTATATGGATATTGGACTATATGATGCCGGTGCATCAATGCTTGGAATGAACAGACAGTTTCGGGATATTCTCGAATTAAAAGGCTATGAAGTAGATTATCGTGAATTTAAAGGTGGGCACAATTACGTTAACTGGCGAGGAACACTTTCAGATGGATTAATAGCTTTGATTGGGACAGAGTAA
- a CDS encoding type II toxin-antitoxin system death-on-curing family toxin, translating to MISEKEAIEIHAILIDKFGGSIGIRDKELLNSALNRPYQTFDGKELYPEVIDKAAAILESIVKNHPFSDGNKRTGYVLARLIIMDKNLDIYADQNQKYQLVILVSRGEVNFDYIKDWLKKHVK from the coding sequence ATGATTTCTGAGAAAGAAGCTATTGAAATTCATGCCATATTAATTGACAAATTTGGTGGCTCAATAGGTATTAGAGATAAAGAATTATTAAACTCAGCTTTAAATCGCCCATACCAGACATTTGACGGTAAGGAGTTATACCCAGAGGTAATTGACAAGGCTGCTGCAATCCTTGAAAGTATTGTTAAAAACCACCCTTTTTCAGATGGTAATAAAAGGACTGGATATGTCCTTGCTAGACTTATCATAATGGATAAAAATTTAGATATTTATGCCGATCAAAATCAAAAATATCAATTAGTGATTTTAGTTTCCAGAGGTGAGGTGAATTTTGATTATATTAAGGATTGGCTCAAAAAACACGTAAAATAG
- the ltrA gene encoding group II intron reverse transcriptase/maturase → MIEQVFKRKNLLKAHRQVVRNKGASGVDGMSVQELTSHIEVNRDRILTDILNHRYVPQAIRGVEIPKSNGNVRLLGVPTVIDRWLQQSVSQVLMSRYELDFEDHSYGFRPEKNIHKTVTQALKSINDGYQDIVDIDLKGFFDEVDHAVLLELLYQKVKCRITLTLIRKWLRPPILIKGKLIRRKKGMPQGSPLSPLLSNIRLDVLDKELVRKGYRYVRYADDFSIYTKSKVEAKRIGNEVCLFLQSKLKLPINKEKSGIRRPSNFELLGHGFVPTYKKEEKGKYQLVAKKSSWGSLKRKLKGITKKTRPYKFEKRLKKLAEVCRGWVNNYRLVSIQVKLKALDEWLRNRLRYCIWSASWRRKSQRGNAKT, encoded by the coding sequence ATGATAGAACAAGTATTTAAGCGGAAAAACCTGCTCAAAGCGCACCGCCAAGTGGTGCGCAATAAAGGAGCATCAGGAGTGGACGGCATGTCAGTTCAGGAATTAACTTCACACATTGAGGTTAATAGGGACAGGATATTGACCGACATTCTGAACCATCGCTATGTACCACAAGCTATCAGAGGTGTTGAGATTCCCAAAAGCAATGGGAACGTAAGACTGTTGGGAGTTCCCACGGTAATAGACAGATGGTTGCAACAATCCGTTAGCCAAGTGTTGATGAGCAGGTATGAACTTGACTTTGAAGACCACAGCTACGGGTTTAGACCGGAGAAGAATATCCATAAGACAGTGACACAAGCCTTGAAGTCCATCAATGATGGCTATCAGGACATAGTGGACATAGACTTAAAGGGATTTTTCGATGAAGTAGACCACGCTGTACTACTGGAACTCCTGTACCAAAAGGTCAAATGCCGTATTACCTTGACGCTAATCCGCAAATGGCTTAGACCCCCGATATTAATTAAAGGGAAGCTAATTAGGCGCAAGAAAGGAATGCCACAAGGCTCGCCCCTTAGCCCATTATTATCCAATATTAGGTTGGATGTGCTGGACAAGGAATTGGTAAGAAAAGGATACAGATACGTCCGCTATGCAGATGATTTCAGTATTTACACGAAATCAAAAGTAGAAGCCAAGAGGATAGGGAATGAGGTTTGTTTGTTTTTACAAAGCAAGCTGAAACTGCCTATCAACAAGGAAAAAAGCGGGATCAGAAGACCGAGTAACTTTGAGTTGCTGGGTCACGGATTTGTACCCACTTACAAGAAAGAAGAAAAGGGTAAATACCAATTGGTGGCAAAGAAAAGCAGTTGGGGTTCGCTCAAGCGTAAACTCAAAGGAATAACCAAGAAAACCAGACCCTACAAGTTTGAAAAACGGCTCAAGAAACTGGCAGAAGTATGCAGGGGGTGGGTCAATAATTACCGACTCGTCAGCATACAGGTCAAGCTCAAAGCACTCGATGAGTGGCTACGGAACCGACTTCGATATTGTATATGGTCCGCCAGTTGGCGGAGAAAAAGCCAGAGAGGAAACGCAAAAACTTAA
- a CDS encoding Crp/Fnr family transcriptional regulator — MRSFTTKIPSNHNLECIEDCVLAEIPYDVERALLMRFPKLEKFARLSLEQELANYQEILSSYIISNPELRYRNLLENHPELLQRVPLYHLASYIGIKAESLSRIRKRLGQKTS; from the coding sequence ATGCGAAGTTTTACAACAAAGATTCCTTCAAATCATAATTTAGAGTGTATTGAAGATTGTGTTTTAGCAGAAATACCATATGATGTTGAAAGAGCATTATTGATGAGATTCCCAAAACTTGAAAAATTTGCTCGACTTTCATTGGAACAAGAATTAGCCAACTATCAAGAGATTCTATCCTCTTACATTATTTCTAATCCTGAACTACGATACCGAAATTTGCTTGAAAACCATCCTGAATTGCTTCAGAGAGTCCCTCTCTATCATTTAGCCAGTTACATAGGCATTAAAGCAGAAAGTTTGAGTAGGATAAGAAAGCGGCTAGGTCAAAAGACTTCTTAA